One region of Streptomyces subrutilus genomic DNA includes:
- a CDS encoding CGNR zinc finger domain-containing protein: MADPRGGFSAARRLIDLAEAVRAEPELPRTALAELLAGHGERPADLTEQAFPEAGAAELRAAARRMAGVLRETDEDRAADALNALLEECATRPRLTRHDGHPWHLHVDRGEEAGWGDWFLASGALALAQLLTEYGRIAWGACAAEGCGRFFLATGPGSVRRYCSTTCAGRSRVAAHRRRKHEA, encoded by the coding sequence ATGGCGGACCCGCGAGGGGGCTTCTCGGCGGCCCGGCGGCTGATCGACCTCGCCGAGGCGGTCCGCGCGGAGCCCGAACTGCCGCGCACCGCACTCGCGGAGCTGCTCGCCGGCCACGGGGAGCGTCCGGCGGACCTCACCGAGCAGGCGTTCCCCGAGGCGGGCGCCGCCGAACTGCGGGCCGCCGCCCGCCGCATGGCGGGCGTGCTCCGCGAAACCGACGAGGACCGGGCCGCCGACGCCCTCAACGCGCTGCTGGAGGAGTGCGCGACCCGGCCCCGGCTGACCCGGCACGACGGGCATCCCTGGCACCTCCACGTGGACCGGGGCGAGGAGGCGGGCTGGGGCGACTGGTTCCTGGCCTCGGGCGCCCTCGCCCTCGCCCAGCTGCTCACCGAGTACGGACGGATCGCCTGGGGGGCCTGCGCCGCCGAGGGCTGCGGACGGTTCTTCCTCGCCACCGGGCCGGGCAGCGTGCGCCGCTACTGCTCCACCACGTGCGCCGGCCGCTCGCGGGTGGCGGCCCACCGTCGTCGCAAGCACGAAGCCTGA